In the genome of Pseudomonas sp. LBUM920, one region contains:
- the gpM gene encoding phage terminase small subunit: MTNPCRRHFQRVTAAVAAAAVAGPAMTMEGSTVYELHLAKLQQDYLRLKQVQSTEGKAELKKQLLPEYVPYVEGVLAGGKGAQDQVLTTLMVWRMDAGDFAGALDIAEYVIQHALLMPDRFERTTGTIVAEEVAEVALKAQKAGGTFDVKLLLRTEQIAGEEDMPDQAKAKLHLALGKAFAEMVSDDDTSESKVVALCHLESSKKYLSRAIELNTNCGGKKDLERVERLLKKYAAPAAN, translated from the coding sequence ATGACCAATCCTTGCCGTCGTCACTTCCAGCGCGTCACAGCAGCCGTTGCAGCGGCTGCTGTGGCCGGCCCAGCCATGACCATGGAAGGTTCCACTGTTTACGAACTGCACCTGGCGAAGCTTCAGCAGGACTACTTGCGCCTGAAACAGGTGCAGTCCACCGAGGGTAAAGCAGAGCTGAAAAAGCAATTGCTACCCGAATACGTCCCATACGTGGAAGGTGTCCTGGCAGGCGGCAAAGGCGCGCAGGACCAAGTACTGACCACTCTGATGGTGTGGCGAATGGATGCCGGCGACTTTGCCGGCGCCCTGGACATTGCTGAGTACGTCATCCAGCACGCATTGCTCATGCCTGACCGCTTCGAACGCACGACCGGCACCATCGTTGCCGAAGAAGTTGCCGAGGTCGCCCTGAAGGCGCAGAAGGCCGGTGGGACCTTCGACGTGAAACTGTTGCTCCGGACTGAGCAAATCGCGGGTGAAGAAGACATGCCCGACCAAGCGAAAGCCAAGCTGCATCTGGCGCTAGGCAAGGCTTTCGCGGAGATGGTTTCCGACGACGACACGTCAGAAAGCAAGGTAGTCGCCCTGTGTCACCTGGAGTCCTCGAAAAAATATCTGTCCCGGGCCATCGAGCTGAACACAAATTGCGGTGGCAAGAAGGATTTGGAGCGCGTTGAGCGCCTCCTCAAAAAATACGCTGCTCCCGCAGCTAACTGA
- a CDS encoding phage major capsid protein, P2 family gives MRNDTRVLFNAYLQQLAQLHGVSDVTTKFTAAPSVAQTLETRMQESSAFLSSINVYGVSEQSGEKIGIGIDGTIAGTTDTTQQDREPRDPTGLDNRGYTCTQTNFDTGLRYQKLDQWAKFKDFQARIRDAIIRAQALNRIMIGWNGTSRAATSKPDINKLLQDVNVGWLQKMRLENPARVMKEVVDGSGEIQIGAGKDFENIDALVVSMVNEFIEPWYQEDTDLVVICGRQLLADKYFPIINKSQAPTEMLAADIVTSQKRIGNLPAVRVPHFPPNGLLVTRLDNLSIYWQEGTRRRTVVDNAKRDRIENYESVNEAYVIEDLGCAAMAENITLS, from the coding sequence ATGCGTAACGATACTCGCGTTCTTTTCAACGCCTACCTGCAACAACTCGCTCAACTGCACGGGGTGAGCGACGTCACCACCAAGTTCACAGCCGCTCCATCCGTTGCACAGACTCTGGAAACCCGTATGCAGGAGTCGAGCGCATTTCTCAGCTCGATCAATGTCTACGGCGTATCCGAGCAGTCTGGCGAAAAAATCGGCATCGGTATCGACGGCACTATCGCCGGCACCACCGATACCACTCAGCAAGACCGCGAGCCACGCGACCCTACCGGCCTCGATAACCGTGGGTACACCTGCACCCAAACCAACTTCGATACCGGCTTGCGTTACCAGAAGCTGGATCAATGGGCCAAGTTCAAAGACTTCCAGGCGCGTATCCGTGACGCCATCATCCGGGCTCAGGCACTCAACCGGATCATGATTGGTTGGAACGGCACCAGCCGCGCGGCGACCTCCAAACCGGACATCAACAAGCTGCTGCAGGACGTCAACGTCGGATGGCTGCAAAAAATGCGCTTGGAAAACCCTGCGCGCGTCATGAAAGAAGTGGTCGACGGCAGCGGCGAAATTCAGATTGGCGCGGGCAAGGACTTCGAAAACATCGACGCCCTGGTCGTTAGCATGGTCAATGAGTTCATCGAGCCCTGGTACCAAGAAGACACTGACCTGGTAGTGATCTGCGGACGCCAGCTGCTGGCCGACAAATACTTCCCGATCATCAACAAGTCCCAAGCGCCGACCGAAATGCTCGCCGCCGATATCGTCACCAGCCAGAAGCGCATCGGCAACCTGCCGGCGGTGCGAGTGCCTCACTTCCCTCCGAACGGACTGCTGGTTACCCGCCTCGACAACCTGTCGATCTACTGGCAGGAAGGCACGCGCCGCCGCACGGTGGTGGACAACGCCAAACGCGACCGTATCGAGAACTACGAGTCGGTCAACGAAGCCTACGTGATCGAAGACCTTGGCTGCGCAGCCATGGCCGAAAACATCACCCTGAGCTAA
- a CDS encoding GPO family capsid scaffolding protein, translating to MAGKTDNPAKKQRSKFFRVAVEGATTDGRQIERQWLVDAAETYSQNTYGARVWIEHMRSMLPDSPFRAYGDVVALKTEEVEIAGAKKLALFAQIEPTADLVAMNKARQKLYTSIEIRPKFADTGRAYLDGIAVTDTPASLGTEMLTFSAQHPDMNPLTGRKRDPGNLFSEVVEIELEFEEVEDESGKVAGLFSRVLDLLGKSKEKEGKDAALFTELGEAVEAMAEHVANQGKAFTAEKSAREKLQTAHDKLSTDFTDLVTRLENTLDTTGQKSQHSVRPPATGGDGKLVTDC from the coding sequence ATGGCCGGCAAAACCGACAACCCAGCCAAGAAACAACGCTCCAAGTTCTTCCGCGTCGCCGTTGAAGGCGCCACCACCGATGGACGCCAGATCGAACGCCAATGGCTGGTCGACGCTGCCGAAACCTACAGCCAGAACACCTATGGCGCTCGGGTTTGGATCGAGCACATGCGTAGCATGCTGCCCGACAGTCCTTTCCGGGCCTATGGCGATGTGGTCGCGTTGAAGACCGAAGAAGTAGAGATCGCCGGGGCAAAAAAACTCGCCTTGTTCGCCCAAATCGAGCCGACCGCCGACTTGGTCGCCATGAACAAAGCCCGGCAGAAGCTGTACACCAGCATCGAGATTCGGCCGAAATTCGCCGACACCGGCCGCGCCTATTTAGACGGCATCGCCGTTACCGATACCCCCGCCAGCCTGGGCACCGAGATGCTGACTTTCAGCGCACAGCATCCGGACATGAATCCGCTGACCGGTCGCAAACGCGATCCCGGCAACCTCTTCTCTGAGGTCGTCGAGATTGAACTTGAATTCGAAGAAGTTGAAGACGAAAGCGGCAAGGTCGCAGGCCTGTTCAGCCGTGTTCTCGACCTCCTCGGCAAGAGCAAGGAAAAGGAAGGCAAGGACGCCGCTCTCTTCACTGAACTCGGCGAAGCCGTCGAGGCCATGGCCGAGCACGTCGCCAACCAGGGCAAGGCTTTCACTGCTGAGAAGTCAGCTCGCGAAAAGCTGCAGACAGCCCACGACAAGCTGTCCACCGACTTCACTGACCTGGTTACCCGACTCGAAAACACCCTGGACACCACAGGTCAAAAATCGCAGCACTCCGTTCGCCCGCCGGCTACGGGCGGTGACGGGAAGCTCGTCACCGACTGCTGA
- a CDS encoding terminase ATPase subunit family protein, producing the protein MNAIVELPTDHRRHAKHLYWQGYRVCEIAELIGEKEKTLHSWKARDEWDRATPLERIQAATEARLVQLILKDPKSGSDYKEIDLLHRQLERQARIQRFNDGGTETELNPKLAKRNEGPKKAPKRNEFDEEHIEKLTEAFIDGCFGYQLDWYKAGNQRTRAILKSRQIGATYYFAREALIDALTTGRNQIFLSASKNQAHIFKAYIQAFAREVVGVELTGDPIILGNGAELHFLGTNARTAQGYHGNFYFDEFFWTFKFKELNKVASGMAMQKQYRRTYFSTPSSMAHEAYTFWTGERFNKGKPAAHRVKIDVSHDVLQQGRLCEDRVWRQIVTILDAEDRGCDLFDLDELRQEYDAEAFQNLLMCQFIDDGASIFPLAMLQPCMVDSWDLWAEDYKPFAARPFGDRQVWVGYDPAESGDSAALVVIAPPTVPGGKFRVLERHQFRGMDFAAQAESIRQVTRRYWVTYIGIDITGMGSGVAQLVKQFFPNITTFSYSPEVKTRLVLKAYDVIKNGRLEFDAGWTDMAQSLMAIRKTVTASGRQFTYTAGRTDETGHADLAWATFHALHNEPLEGQTTANTGFMESY; encoded by the coding sequence ATGAATGCCATCGTCGAACTGCCTACCGATCACCGCCGCCACGCCAAGCACCTCTATTGGCAGGGCTATCGCGTGTGCGAGATCGCCGAGCTGATTGGGGAAAAAGAAAAAACGCTGCACAGCTGGAAGGCCCGTGACGAATGGGACCGCGCTACACCGCTGGAGCGTATCCAGGCCGCGACCGAAGCCCGCCTGGTGCAGCTGATTTTGAAAGACCCCAAGTCAGGGTCCGACTACAAGGAAATTGACCTGTTGCACCGCCAGTTGGAGCGGCAAGCCCGCATCCAGCGTTTCAACGACGGCGGCACCGAAACCGAGCTGAATCCGAAACTCGCCAAGCGTAACGAAGGGCCGAAGAAGGCCCCTAAGCGCAACGAGTTCGATGAAGAACACATCGAAAAGCTGACTGAGGCGTTCATTGATGGCTGTTTCGGCTATCAGTTGGATTGGTACAAGGCCGGCAATCAACGAACCCGTGCGATCCTCAAGTCGCGGCAGATCGGCGCGACGTACTACTTCGCCCGTGAAGCGCTGATCGATGCGCTGACGACAGGCCGCAACCAGATATTCCTGTCGGCCTCGAAAAACCAGGCTCATATCTTTAAGGCCTACATTCAGGCTTTTGCTCGCGAGGTGGTCGGCGTAGAGCTGACGGGTGACCCGATCATTTTGGGGAACGGCGCAGAGCTGCATTTCCTGGGCACCAACGCCCGCACAGCTCAGGGCTACCACGGCAATTTCTACTTCGACGAATTCTTCTGGACGTTCAAGTTCAAGGAGCTGAACAAGGTCGCCAGTGGCATGGCGATGCAGAAGCAATACCGCCGAACATACTTTTCGACGCCTTCCAGCATGGCGCACGAAGCCTATACGTTCTGGACCGGCGAGCGATTCAACAAAGGCAAGCCGGCCGCGCATCGGGTCAAAATCGACGTTTCTCACGACGTGCTGCAACAGGGGCGGTTGTGTGAGGATCGGGTTTGGCGGCAGATCGTCACCATCCTCGACGCGGAAGACCGTGGCTGCGACCTTTTTGACCTTGATGAGCTGCGCCAGGAATACGATGCCGAGGCCTTCCAGAACCTGCTGATGTGCCAGTTCATCGACGACGGAGCCAGCATTTTCCCGCTGGCGATGTTGCAGCCCTGCATGGTGGACAGCTGGGACCTATGGGCCGAGGACTACAAACCATTTGCCGCGCGTCCTTTTGGGGATCGGCAAGTTTGGGTTGGCTACGACCCGGCTGAAAGCGGCGACAGCGCCGCACTGGTGGTAATTGCTCCCCCGACTGTTCCCGGCGGCAAGTTCCGCGTGCTGGAGAGACACCAATTTCGTGGGATGGACTTTGCCGCCCAGGCTGAATCTATCCGCCAGGTCACCAGGCGCTATTGGGTGACCTATATCGGTATCGACATCACTGGCATGGGGTCAGGCGTGGCCCAGTTGGTGAAGCAATTCTTCCCAAACATCACCACCTTCAGCTACTCCCCCGAAGTCAAAACACGCCTGGTGTTGAAGGCCTACGACGTGATCAAGAACGGCCGTCTGGAGTTCGACGCCGGTTGGACAGACATGGCCCAGTCGTTGATGGCTATCCGCAAAACAGTCACCGCCTCCGGGCGCCAGTTCACTTACACGGCCGGTCGCACCGACGAGACAGGTCATGCCGACTTGGCGTGGGCGACCTTCCACGCCCTGCACAACGAGCCTCTTGAAGGGCAGACCACGGCGAATACCGGATTTATGGAGTCCTACTGA
- a CDS encoding phage portal protein encodes MSRRKRATQLTTVLPAVEGEVLPPESGPVEAFTFGDPAPVLDSREILDYLECWANGRWFETPMSMDGLAKTTRASVYLQSGLNFKRNMLARTFVPHRLLKRQAFEQFALDWLWCGNCYLEKRNNMLRNTMGLLPPLAKFMRRGVDMETYYQVRGWKDEHEFASGSICHLREADINQEIYGLPEWLAALQSALLNESATLFRRKYYNNGSHAGFILYMTDAAQKEEDIDSLRTALKNSKGPGNFRNLFVYAPAGKKDGIQLIPVSEVAAKDEFSSIKNISRDDLLAALRIPPQLMGIVPQNAGGFGSLREAAEVWAVNELEPLQARLAQVNEWLGEEVISFKEFELPAGGK; translated from the coding sequence ATGAGCAGACGTAAGCGCGCAACCCAACTAACCACCGTTCTGCCAGCTGTAGAAGGGGAGGTACTCCCGCCGGAGTCCGGGCCGGTGGAGGCTTTCACCTTTGGTGATCCGGCGCCTGTGCTCGATAGCAGGGAGATCCTCGACTATCTGGAATGCTGGGCCAATGGCCGTTGGTTCGAAACACCGATGTCCATGGACGGTCTGGCCAAAACGACGCGCGCCAGTGTGTACCTGCAGTCCGGTCTCAACTTCAAGCGCAACATGCTGGCCCGCACGTTCGTTCCTCACCGCCTGCTGAAGCGTCAGGCCTTTGAGCAGTTCGCCCTGGACTGGCTCTGGTGCGGCAACTGTTACTTGGAAAAGCGCAACAACATGCTGCGCAACACGATGGGCCTTCTACCGCCGCTGGCGAAGTTCATGCGCCGAGGCGTGGACATGGAGACCTATTATCAGGTGCGCGGATGGAAGGATGAACATGAGTTTGCGTCGGGTTCTATTTGCCATCTGCGGGAGGCCGATATCAATCAGGAAATTTACGGTTTGCCCGAGTGGCTGGCAGCCCTGCAGAGCGCGTTGCTCAACGAGAGCGCCACGCTGTTCCGCCGCAAGTACTACAACAATGGCAGTCACGCCGGATTCATCCTGTACATGACCGACGCGGCGCAGAAGGAGGAAGACATCGACTCACTGCGCACCGCGCTGAAGAACTCGAAAGGTCCGGGCAATTTCCGAAACCTGTTTGTTTACGCACCGGCCGGGAAAAAGGATGGCATCCAGCTCATTCCGGTCAGTGAGGTGGCGGCGAAGGACGAATTCAGCTCGATCAAGAACATCAGCCGCGACGATCTGCTCGCGGCTTTGCGCATTCCGCCGCAGTTGATGGGCATCGTGCCGCAGAACGCGGGCGGTTTTGGGTCGTTGCGGGAGGCGGCTGAGGTTTGGGCGGTCAACGAGCTGGAGCCGCTGCAGGCGCGGTTGGCTCAGGTCAATGAGTGGCTGGGTGAAGAGGTCATCAGCTTCAAGGAATTTGAGCTTCCAGCGGGGGGGAAGTAG
- a CDS encoding DNA adenine methylase: protein MSTPIIPWMGGKRRLADRLIPLFPPHECYVEVFAGGAALYFMRPQAAPVEVLNDINGDLVTLYRVVQNHLEEFVRQFKWALSSRQVFEWQKMTRPETLTDIQRAARFFYLQHHAFAGKVSGQTFGTATTGPAINLLRIEENLSAAWQRLSGTYVENLGWLECAERYDRPHTFHYMDPPYWQTAGYGVDFPFENYERMADFMRRCKGKVMVSINDHPDIRRVFEGFHFETVDIRYSTANQRQGKAEVSGELIIMNWEPNAFGGLF, encoded by the coding sequence ATGAGCACACCAATAATCCCGTGGATGGGCGGCAAGCGTCGTCTGGCAGACCGTCTTATTCCGCTGTTTCCGCCTCACGAATGTTACGTCGAGGTCTTTGCCGGCGGCGCCGCGCTTTACTTCATGCGGCCTCAAGCTGCGCCGGTTGAAGTCCTCAATGACATCAACGGCGACCTGGTGACGCTGTACCGCGTGGTGCAGAACCACCTGGAGGAGTTTGTGCGCCAGTTCAAGTGGGCGCTCAGCTCCCGCCAGGTGTTCGAATGGCAGAAGATGACCAGGCCGGAAACACTCACCGACATCCAGCGGGCTGCGCGGTTTTTCTACTTGCAGCACCATGCCTTCGCCGGCAAGGTCAGCGGGCAGACCTTCGGTACCGCCACCACTGGCCCTGCCATCAACCTGCTGCGGATCGAGGAGAACCTGTCTGCTGCCTGGCAACGGCTGTCGGGTACCTACGTTGAGAACCTGGGCTGGCTTGAGTGTGCGGAGCGCTATGACCGGCCACACACCTTTCATTACATGGACCCACCGTACTGGCAGACCGCTGGTTATGGGGTGGACTTTCCGTTTGAGAACTATGAGCGGATGGCCGACTTCATGCGGCGGTGCAAGGGTAAGGTTATGGTCAGCATCAACGATCACCCAGACATCCGACGGGTGTTTGAGGGGTTCCACTTTGAGACGGTGGATATTCGGTACAGCACGGCAAATCAGAGGCAGGGGAAGGCCGAGGTCAGTGGTGAGCTGATCATAATGAACTGGGAGCCGAACGCATTCGGCGGACTGTTCTAG
- a CDS encoding SOS response-associated peptidase, with protein MCGRISQYSGIHDFVAALSMPNALANSVGDQPIERYNVAPTTQVALLHLQGGLLLAEQVRWGWRPHWAKDRAAPINARAEKVAHGPFFRAIWPHRAITPIDNWFEWVDEGGPKKQPYLIRRRDGAPIFCAAIGQLPDADKGPSEHDGFVIITADSAGGMVDIHDRRPVVLNPDLAREWLDPATPKERAEQMVLHQGEPAETFEWFKVDGAVGNVKNKGPGLIQPVR; from the coding sequence ATGTGCGGGAGAATTTCACAGTACAGCGGCATCCACGACTTTGTCGCAGCGCTGAGCATGCCCAATGCCTTGGCGAATTCGGTGGGTGACCAGCCGATTGAACGCTACAACGTGGCACCCACGACTCAGGTCGCGCTGCTTCACCTACAGGGCGGGCTGCTCTTGGCTGAGCAGGTGCGCTGGGGTTGGCGACCACACTGGGCAAAAGACCGCGCCGCACCAATTAACGCGCGCGCCGAGAAGGTAGCCCATGGACCGTTCTTTCGCGCGATCTGGCCGCACCGGGCAATCACGCCTATCGATAACTGGTTTGAATGGGTTGATGAGGGCGGGCCGAAAAAGCAGCCCTACCTGATCCGTCGCCGCGATGGCGCGCCGATCTTCTGCGCTGCCATCGGCCAACTGCCGGACGCCGATAAAGGCCCAAGCGAGCATGATGGCTTCGTGATCATTACCGCCGACAGCGCTGGCGGCATGGTGGATATCCACGACCGCCGGCCGGTGGTGTTGAACCCCGACCTGGCTCGTGAATGGTTGGACCCGGCAACGCCCAAAGAGCGCGCCGAGCAGATGGTGTTGCATCAAGGCGAGCCGGCCGAGACTTTTGAGTGGTTCAAGGTCGACGGCGCGGTGGGCAATGTGAAAAACAAAGGTCCCGGTTTGATCCAGCCAGTGCGCTAG
- a CDS encoding DUF6124 family protein has product MLNKSRNPYVDQNTAPVDAKLQTAAQRAIHHYLPPSDDTAPADLPTTNLFLVSPNIDTETLLANAAENLDSANQMAATLAFDLEDPHRAILLGIQQLIDLSALLVNRAQDQVAPAATA; this is encoded by the coding sequence ATGCTTAACAAATCACGCAATCCTTATGTCGATCAAAACACTGCGCCCGTCGATGCCAAGCTACAAACGGCTGCCCAACGCGCCATTCATCATTATCTACCGCCATCTGACGACACCGCTCCCGCCGATCTCCCAACCACCAACCTATTCCTAGTCAGCCCCAACATCGACACCGAAACCCTCCTAGCCAACGCCGCCGAAAACCTCGACTCCGCAAACCAAATGGCCGCCACCCTGGCCTTCGACCTCGAAGACCCCCACCGCGCCATCCTCCTAGGCATCCAGCAACTCATCGACCTAAGCGCTCTACTCGTCAACCGAGCCCAAGACCAAGTCGCGCCTGCCGCCACAGCCTGA
- a CDS encoding MFS transporter, which translates to MTIQQTPGHVLPARSAAKMEAAMAVGAFAIGTGEFAIMGLMPDIAHNLNLSEPQVGHAISAYALGVMVGAPLLAILGAKLLRKHMLLLLMGLYALGNLATAFTPTFGSLVAFRFISGLPHGAYFGIAAVVASSMVPNDKRAGAVARVMMGLTLAMLLGNPIATFLGQHLGWRSAFALVSAIAVCTIALVWQFVPDRRDEPRSDPRKELRAFTKPQVWMALSIGAIGFAGMFCVFSYLAPTMLEVTKVSPQWIPFGLAAFGVGGIIGNIAGGKLFDRLQFRAVGWIMVWSMAVLIFFTFAASALWSVLLGIGLVGTMIAMAAPLQIRLMDIAHEAPSLAAASNHAAFNLANALGPWFGGMAITAGYGWTSTGYIGAATALVGLGIYLIARRMKDGH; encoded by the coding sequence ATGACTATCCAGCAAACACCCGGGCACGTACTGCCCGCGCGCAGCGCCGCCAAAATGGAAGCTGCCATGGCCGTGGGCGCCTTCGCGATCGGCACTGGCGAATTCGCCATCATGGGCCTGATGCCCGACATCGCCCACAACTTGAATTTGAGCGAACCCCAAGTCGGCCACGCCATCAGCGCCTACGCCCTCGGCGTCATGGTCGGCGCGCCACTGTTGGCCATCCTCGGCGCCAAATTGCTGCGCAAACACATGCTGCTGTTGCTGATGGGCCTGTACGCGCTGGGCAACCTCGCCACCGCCTTCACCCCGACCTTCGGCTCGCTGGTGGCCTTCCGCTTCATCAGCGGCCTGCCCCACGGCGCCTACTTCGGCATCGCCGCCGTCGTCGCCTCCAGCATGGTGCCCAACGACAAACGCGCCGGCGCCGTGGCCCGGGTGATGATGGGCCTCACCCTGGCCATGCTGCTCGGCAACCCCATCGCCACGTTCCTGGGCCAACACCTGGGCTGGCGCTCGGCGTTCGCCCTGGTCAGCGCCATCGCCGTGTGCACCATCGCCCTCGTCTGGCAATTCGTCCCGGACCGCCGCGACGAACCACGCAGCGACCCGCGCAAAGAGTTGCGCGCCTTCACCAAACCGCAAGTGTGGATGGCCCTGTCCATCGGCGCGATTGGCTTTGCCGGCATGTTCTGCGTGTTCAGCTACCTCGCCCCGACCATGCTCGAAGTGACCAAAGTGTCGCCACAATGGATTCCCTTCGGCCTCGCCGCGTTTGGCGTAGGCGGCATCATCGGCAACATCGCCGGCGGCAAACTGTTCGACCGCCTGCAATTTCGCGCCGTGGGCTGGATTATGGTGTGGTCGATGGCCGTACTGATCTTCTTCACCTTCGCCGCCAGTGCGCTGTGGAGCGTGCTACTCGGCATCGGCCTGGTCGGCACCATGATTGCCATGGCCGCGCCGCTGCAAATCCGCCTGATGGACATCGCCCACGAAGCGCCGAGTTTGGCGGCAGCGTCCAACCACGCGGCGTTTAACCTGGCGAACGCGCTGGGGCCGTGGTTTGGCGGGATGGCGATTACGGCGGGCTATGGCTGGACGAGCACCGGCTACATCGGCGCCGCCACAGCGCTGGTAGGCCTGGGCATCTACCTCATCGCCCGCCGCATGAAAGACGGCCACTGA